One window of Myxocyprinus asiaticus isolate MX2 ecotype Aquarium Trade chromosome 6, UBuf_Myxa_2, whole genome shotgun sequence genomic DNA carries:
- the LOC127442879 gene encoding gastrula zinc finger protein XlCGF26.1-like: MPLKMEIVKEEFKEESEDVSISEPFRLKNEDTEQKDLMKLKEESEALNEEEKHQYQEADKFITGKKSYCCSQTEMKHSGKETQIIQIEHSFTCPQCGNSFRHKIAFRKHMRIHSGKKPFKCQQCGKSFLVKGTLERHMRIHNGEKPYSCHQCGKSFTHSKSYNEHMRIHTGETPYTCLQCGKNFTHKSSLNIHMRIHTGEKPYTCNQCGKCFTHHKSHKEHMRIHTGERPYSCHQCGKSFTHCKSYKEHMRIHNGEKPYSCHQCGRSFTHSKSYKEHMRIHTGETPYTCLQCGKNFTHKSSLNIHMRIHTGEKPYTCNQCGMSFTHKSSLNIHMRIHTGEKPYSCHQCGKCFTHHKSYKEHMRIHTGERPYSCHQCGKSFTHCKSYNEHMRIHTGETPYTCLQCGKSLIDNNSLKNHMRIHTGERPFTCHQCGKSFNNKYSLVDHLRIHTGEKPFTCPQCGKSFTYKPSLNIHLKTHTGERPFKCLQCGKSFTHKGNLKIHLRTHTGEKPFTCLQCGKSFGKKATLRAHMKCHSREKLHHLTTKRVKLC; encoded by the exons ATGCCACTGAAGATGGAGATTGTTAAAGAGGAgtttaaagaggagagtgaagacgTCAGTATTTCAGAACCATTCAGACTGAAGAATGAAGATACTGAACAAAAAG acctGATGAAGCTGAAAGAGGAAAGTGAAGCACTGAATGAAGAGGAGAAACATCAGTACCAGGAGGCTGATAAATTCATAACTggaaaaaaatcttattgttgctcacagactgaaatgaaacacTCAGGAAAAgaaactcaaataatacaaatagaACATTCTTTCACCTGCCCTCAATGTGGAAATAGTTTCAGACATAAAATAGCTTTTAGaaagcacatgagaattcactctGGAAAGAAACCTTTCAAATGTcagcagtgtggaaagagtttcttaGTTAAAGGAACCCTTGAAaggcacatgagaattcacaatGGGGAGAAGCCTTACTcatgtcatcagtgtggaaagagtttcacacatagCAAAAGTTATAAtgagcacatgagaattcacactggagagactccatacacatgccttcagtgtggaaagaatttCACACATAAATCAAGTCTTAATatccacatgagaattcacactggggAGAAGCCTTATACATGTAATCAGTGTGGAAAGTGTTTCACACACCACAAAAGTCATAAggagcacatgagaattcacactggggAGAGGCCTTACTCgtgtcatcagtgtggaaagagtttcacacattgCAAAAGTTATAAggagcacatgagaattcacaatGGGGAGAAGCCTTACTCGTGTCATCAGTGTGGAAGGAGTTTCACACATAGCAAAAGTTATAAggagcacatgagaattcacactggagagactccatacacatgccttcagtgtggaaagaatttCACACATAAATCAAGTCTTAATatccacatgagaattcacactggggagaagccttacacatgtaATCAGTGTGGAATGAGTTTCACACATAAATCAAGTCTTAATatccacatgagaattcacactggggAAAAGCCTTACTcatgtcatcagtgtggaaagtgTTTCACACACCACAAAAGTTATAAggagcacatgagaattcacactggggAGAGGCCTTACTCgtgtcatcagtgtggaaagagtttcacacattgCAAAAGTTACAATGAGCACATGAGAATACACACTGGAGAGACTCCatacacatgccttcagtgtggaaagagtttaatAGATAACAATTCCCTTAAaaatcacatgagaattcacacaggGGAAAGACCTTTCACTTGCCATCAGTGTGGCAAGAGTTTCAACAACAAATATTCCCTTGTGGATCacttgagaattcacactggagaaaagcctttcacatgccctcagtgtggaaagagtttcacatatAAACCAAGTCTGAATATTCACTTGAaaactcacactggagagaggcctttcaaatgccttcagtgtggaaagagtttcacacataaaGGAAATCTGAAAATCCATCTAAgaactcacactggagagaagcctttcacatgccttcagtgtgggaagagtttcggGAAAAAAGCAACACTACGAGCTCATATGAAATGTCATTCAAGAGAGAAATTACACCATCTAACGACTAAAAGAGTGAAATTGTGTTAA